Proteins encoded in a region of the Vicia villosa cultivar HV-30 ecotype Madison, WI linkage group LG5, Vvil1.0, whole genome shotgun sequence genome:
- the LOC131604643 gene encoding uncharacterized protein LOC131604643 — protein sequence MPSYAKFLKEILSNKKKLEDNETVTLTTECSSIIQNKMAPKLKDPGSFSIPCNIGKFGIDKALCDLGASISLIPLSICEKLNMGDLRPTKMSIQLADQSVKYPVGVLENIPVRIGQFYIPTDFIIMDIKEDVNTPIILGRPFLATTGAIIDVKKGKLTFEVGEEKVEFILTQFLEAPVIEDTCYLVDVIDECVREIGLLEESYSEVIKIPIPLIFEDDNWRPEYRDDSLSECLALTPNPMPCPKKPALDLKPLPKTLRYEYLDDELKRPVIVNAELGATETEKLLQRCMMSIFADYIDNIMEVFMDDFSVCGEDFEGCLSNLEKVLDRCVQVNLVLNWEKCHFMVKQGIVLGHVVSERGIEVDKAKIKVIENLQPPKTVREIQSFLGHAGFYRRFIKDFSKISKPLTSLLMKDVEFNFNDECLEAFEVLKTSLISAPIMQPPDWNLPFKIMCDASDYVVGAVLGQRKDKKLHAIYYASRTLDRAQMNYATTEK from the exons ATGCCCTCATATGCTAAgttcctaaaagaaatcctatcgaataagaagaaattagaagaCAACGAGACTGTAACACTCACTACCGAATGTAGTtctataattcaaaataaaatggcaCCTAAGCTGAAAGACCCAGGAAGTTTCTCCATACCTTGCAATATAGGAAAATTTGGCATAGACAAAGCTttgtgcgacttaggagctagTATTAGCCTAATACCTTTGTCCATTTGCGAGAAACTTAACATGGGAGACCTAAGACCAACAAAGATGTCAATACAACTTGCAGACCAATCTGTCAAGTATCCTGTAGGTGTTCTTGAAAACATACCCGTCCGCATCGGACAATTCTACATCCCTACGGATTTCATAATTATGGACATAAAAGAAGACGTCAATACTCCTATAATCTTAGGAAGACCTTTTCTAGCTACCACTGGAGCCATTATAGACGTAAAGAAAGGCAAGTTGACATTCGAAGTAGGTGAAGAGAAGGTCGAGTTTATCTTAACACAATTCCTTGAAGCCCCAGTTATAGAAGATACATGTTACCTGGTGGATGTTATTGATGAATGTGTAAGAGAGATAGGATTATTAGAAGAATCTTACTCTGAAGTTATAAAGATTCCGATACCCCTGATTTTCGAAGATGATAATTGGCGTCCGGAATATCGAGACGATAGTTTAAGCGAATGCTTAGCATTAACACCCAACCCTATGCCTTGCCCAAAGAAACCAGCCTTGGACCTTAAACCATTACCCAAGACTCTTAGGTATGAATACCTAGATGATGAGCTCAAAAGACCAGTAATAGTCAACGCAGAGCTAGGAGCCACAGAGACCGAGAAGCTATTACAA agatgcatgatgTCAATTTTCGCTGATTACATTGACAACATcatggaagtctttatggacgacttctctgtatgTGGGGAGGATTTCGAAGGATGCCTCTCAAATCTAGAAAAAGTTTTGGACCGATGTGTACAAGTTAACCTCGTCCTAAACTGGGAAAAGTGTCACTTTATGGTTAAACAAGGGATTGTACTTGGACATGTAGTCTCCGAAAGAGGGATTGAAGTCGATAAAGCAAAGATCAAAGTAATAGAAAACCTCCAACCCCCAAAAACAGTTAGAGAGATACAGAGCTTCTTAGGACACGCGGGTTTCTACCGCAGATTTATAAAGGATTTTTCTAAGATCTCTAAACCTCTAACCAGCCTCTTAATGAAAGACGTTGAGTTCAATTTCAACGATGAATGTTTAGAAGCCTTTGAAGTACTAAAGACATCCCTTATATCCGCACCCATAATGCAACCACCCGACTGGAATTTACCATTCAAAATTATGTGTGATGCAAGCGACTATGTTGTAGGAgcagtcttaggccaaaggaaagaTAAGAAACTCCACGCAATATACTATGCAAGTAGGACCTTAGACCGTGCGCAAATGAATTACGCCACAACCGAAAAGTAA